The following proteins are encoded in a genomic region of Coriobacteriia bacterium:
- a CDS encoding HD domain-containing protein has protein sequence MDASTQAALSAYLDARRDLITGAEPGLAAARALSAFTDGVVSALAEAALSPLGRPWSVCALGGWGASRLLPGSDIDLLVVTDAPAAGLREALKSVLYPLWDAKLEVGHQVRSRVEHGRAVRDDLATLTATLTGRVVAGDRDLGERTLADCACGAHKRSRSVLRDLAARERMGSPYLLEPDLKEGAGGQRDLDEATWTAAVLAGAPARDPEALVGLGLLSPGELEKLRTAQARIATARWSVHLAAARPSSLITLDIASDLGPEAEAVQSSLADAHHLLLALRERVAGRAPAPVEPIDAEALFALAACGTSALPELEAAAWAGLLDDLVPSFSETMTLRRPGLSHLWTVGAHSLRTVAGLAELPRDDARARHEDARVRDRRALVTAALLHDVGKSQSGPDHPERGAAIARTLAGRFRLDPDAATDCATLVREHLLLAMTAATEDVHDEDVVLRAAARIGRDDLVAALYLLTEADARATGPGAWGPWHAALVGELADRLRGALAEDGDGAGIVESAELARREALSMLDRDADARLAVFVRGAPLRYLAGRRPDEIAAHARLVAELADLRDPADVVVAIGVGPAEGTWKVSVAAADRPGLFASIAGSFALSGLDILAAEGHEAHGGAALDLFVVRPDTLAEAGGAVWATFERTLRATLSSRLDLTSSLMQRRVHYPPRRPGSPRVETGVTGAYATAVRITAPDRVGLLHDIARAVADSGMQIRWLKATTRSGWVRDVLHVVDADGEPLGHGVVGHLAMRLRERLTARSGPQ, from the coding sequence ATGGACGCCTCCACGCAGGCAGCACTCTCCGCATACCTCGACGCCCGGCGCGACCTCATCACCGGGGCCGAGCCCGGCCTCGCAGCCGCCCGTGCGCTGTCAGCCTTCACCGACGGGGTCGTCTCGGCGCTCGCCGAGGCCGCATTGTCGCCGCTCGGACGCCCTTGGTCGGTCTGCGCGCTAGGCGGATGGGGAGCTTCGCGCCTGCTTCCCGGTTCCGATATCGACCTGCTCGTCGTCACCGACGCTCCGGCGGCGGGACTGCGAGAGGCGCTCAAGAGCGTGCTCTACCCGCTCTGGGACGCGAAGCTCGAGGTCGGTCATCAGGTCCGCTCTCGCGTCGAGCACGGTCGTGCCGTCCGCGACGATCTCGCGACGCTGACCGCCACACTCACAGGTCGCGTCGTCGCCGGCGATCGCGATCTCGGCGAGCGGACGCTGGCTGATTGCGCATGTGGGGCGCACAAGAGGTCGCGCTCGGTACTCCGCGACCTCGCCGCACGCGAGCGGATGGGCTCCCCATACCTGCTCGAGCCCGACTTGAAGGAGGGAGCCGGGGGTCAGCGCGACCTCGACGAGGCGACGTGGACGGCTGCCGTCCTCGCGGGCGCGCCGGCACGCGACCCGGAGGCGCTCGTCGGACTCGGGCTGCTCTCCCCCGGCGAGCTCGAGAAGCTGCGGACGGCACAAGCGCGTATCGCGACCGCGCGTTGGTCGGTCCATCTCGCTGCGGCGCGGCCTTCGTCGCTGATCACGCTCGACATCGCGAGCGACCTCGGTCCCGAGGCGGAAGCTGTCCAGTCATCACTCGCGGACGCGCACCACCTGCTGCTCGCGCTGCGCGAGCGCGTCGCTGGACGCGCGCCCGCGCCCGTCGAGCCGATCGACGCCGAAGCCCTCTTCGCGCTCGCGGCGTGCGGCACGTCGGCGCTGCCGGAGCTGGAGGCGGCCGCGTGGGCGGGCCTTCTCGACGACCTCGTGCCTTCGTTCTCGGAGACGATGACGCTTCGCCGGCCGGGACTCTCCCACCTCTGGACCGTGGGCGCGCACAGCCTGCGCACCGTCGCCGGGCTCGCCGAACTGCCGAGAGACGATGCTCGGGCACGTCACGAGGATGCGCGAGTTCGGGACCGTCGCGCACTCGTCACCGCCGCGCTCCTCCACGACGTCGGCAAGTCGCAGTCGGGCCCGGACCACCCCGAGCGCGGCGCCGCGATCGCCAGGACGCTCGCTGGACGCTTCAGGCTCGACCCGGACGCCGCGACCGACTGCGCGACGCTCGTGCGCGAACACCTCCTACTCGCGATGACCGCCGCCACGGAGGACGTCCACGACGAGGATGTCGTACTCCGGGCCGCGGCGCGGATCGGTCGGGACGACCTCGTCGCTGCTCTCTACCTTCTGACCGAGGCGGACGCCCGCGCGACCGGCCCGGGAGCTTGGGGGCCCTGGCACGCGGCTCTCGTCGGCGAACTCGCCGACCGGCTGCGCGGCGCGCTGGCCGAGGACGGCGACGGTGCGGGCATCGTCGAGTCCGCCGAGCTCGCCCGCCGCGAGGCGCTCTCGATGCTAGACCGCGATGCGGACGCGCGCCTCGCGGTCTTCGTGCGCGGCGCCCCACTGCGTTACCTCGCCGGCCGGCGGCCCGATGAGATCGCCGCGCACGCCCGCCTCGTCGCCGAACTGGCGGACCTTCGCGACCCGGCCGACGTCGTCGTAGCGATAGGGGTCGGCCCCGCCGAGGGCACGTGGAAGGTGAGTGTGGCCGCCGCGGACCGGCCGGGGCTGTTCGCCTCGATCGCCGGCTCGTTCGCCTTGAGCGGACTCGATATCCTCGCCGCCGAAGGTCACGAGGCGCACGGCGGCGCGGCCCTCGACCTCTTCGTCGTCCGTCCCGACACGCTCGCGGAAGCCGGTGGCGCCGTCTGGGCGACCTTCGAGAGGACGCTGCGCGCGACCCTCTCGTCGAGGCTCGACCTCACCTCGAGCCTTATGCAAAGGCGTGTCCACTACCCACCGAGGCGACCGGGCTCCCCCCGCGTCGAGACCGGGGTCACCGGGGCATACGCTACCGCCGTGCGCATCACAGCGCCGGACCGCGTGGGTCTCCTCCACGACATAGCGCGCGCGGTCGCCGACAGCGGGATGCAGATACGCTGGCTGAAGGCGACTACGCGATCCGGATGGGTGCGCGACGTCCTGCATGTCG